The sequence agGTTCATTCTTTATTCTGAATAGTTGATTCACATGCATTGTCTGATATCCTTCTTTAATGATGGGAAGGACTGAGAAACAGGAActtatatgtatttatatgcAATGTCGAGGAATTAAAACATGTTCCTTTGATTAAAGCGGCACAGTTTGGTCAAATTCATAGCTGTATAACAGTTGGTTAGGTCTTTCACTAAGCTTTCAAGTGATCTGAATCGATAACAGTATAACATATTGTTTTTGTGTGGGAATTGTAAAATGTTTCTTTACTCTCGAGCTGTTGTGAATGttagaaaatgattttaattcaaatgaattgCAGTCTTACCCTTTGATGACCGACTGTGTTAAGTCGGGTATCCACAAATGGGGTGGTGATGCGAAGGCGTTTGACAAGGATGAGCCTTACATTGAATTGGTCACCTCGCCCAACAATCCTGATGGCTTCGTTCGATATCCCGTGGTGAACAGAACCGGCGGTATATTGGTCCATGACCTTGCTTATTATTGGCCACAATATACGCCGATATCCACCCCGGCTGACAACGACTTGTCACTATTCACCGTGTCAAAGAGTACTGGCCATGCTGGGCTGCGCATTGGGTTAGTTAACCATGAACAGTTTAGTGACTATCCGAACGAAATCGTCTCCGAATCCTAATGTCATTGTTGTTCCAAATTTCAGGTGGGCTCTAGTGAAGGATGTTGAAGTTGCAAAGAGAATGATCAAATTCATAGAGTTGAACACCATCGGTGTGTCTAAAGACTCGCAGCTTCGGGCTGCCAAAGTTCTCGAAGTTGTATCTGACAGTTGTGAACAGGCCGGTGGTTCAGAGTATACGGAATCCTTCTTCCATTACAGCCATGCCCTCATGACCGAGCGATGGAGGCTGCTACGGGAGGCAGTTAAACACAGCGGCTTATTTAGTTTGCCTAATTTTTCTCCTGCACATTGCAGCTTCTTTGACAACAACTTGGGAACTCAACCTGGCAAGAACAACATCCACAAAATGTTTGGAGACATCTCAGTTTTCCCCCCCTTAAAGTTGACTGTTTGTTTTGTTTCATTCTTTGCAGCTTTCGCGTGGTTAAAATGCGATCGAGACGACGTTGATGATTGCGAGAGCTTCCTCCAAGGACACAAGATCCTCACACGAGGCGGAAAGCATTTCGGTGTTGGCTCGAAATACGTCCGAATTAGCATGCTGGATCGGGAAGAAACctacaatttatttatagaaaGATTGTCTCAGATCAGATCATGACATCTGATGCTGGTGAAGGGCTAAGAAGGCATTAGAGGTTGAAAAAGCAGAGGGGGTTTTGGGCTTGCAGatgtaaatttgaaaatgaaaatgagaaaaagagaaaggaaaagagaaatattTGTTATTGAATTTACGGGTGCAAGATCTCAATTTATTAtaatagtattattattattattatttttttttttttttaaaattttttttgtagGCTCATTGCTCTAGTTATATTTCTGTACTTGCTAATGAGAAAGAAAGAATGATGATGTGGATAGGTTTTCTTGATTAAGCAGAAATCATATGATCattcaataatttaaaatttttaagagTAACTTCGAAATCAATTAATAGATTCACAAGTTTCTAAAAGAAACAGTAATGTAATAATCTCATCACCAATCCGAGTACAAATTTGTGGACATAGAAAGCATGATATTTTCAAAGATTGAAGTTGTAATCTAAAAcgggaaggaaaaagaaagtgTGAATCTTTCTCAAAGTGAGCTCTAAGTCTAAGTCAATGGTGATTGACGTGTATTTCCTTCCTTCTCTTATCCGTATAATTGTTGTACTtagaaaaaagtttaaaatttcattttactCGCATTACTTTTGGACTTTTAATTTTGGGACATTGTCAGAAATAACACGTTTAAGTTTTTACTTTACAAAACTAGCATATTTTTTGAAAtcttgtaaaaatagtttttctcggtcCATCTCGGACGATCGGCCACaagattttagttaaaaaataaactttttccAATTTATCAATTGTTTGAGGCTTTCCCGGTACATCTCTCCAGATTATACATCGAGATTATGTGCATCTGGGTGGGCAAAATAATACCGAGATTCTTATATTTGAGCTTTCTCGATGAAATCCCATACATAATTAACaccaaaattcatatatttgagcttTTTCGGTGGAATCTTGGGCAAGATTAACATCGAAATTCTATATATATCCCAAGTCTTAcccaaatttttgaaaaatctaatattttccaaaatttaaagatgttgaattaatttggaaaatataatttgataattgaaaaatgcatttggaattttggaaattcataaAATTGTGAAAACATAACTTAtgctaaagatttgaaaaatgacgtaataatttgatataatatttagtaaatataatcgaatttggagaaaatttgaaaataatatgatATCCTTTACATTGATAGCAATAGAAAGATATCACGACAataactatcaatgatatccTTTATGACTATCAATGTATAAGGATATCATTCTACACTTCTATGCATCAATAACAACATACAAACACAATACATATATCAACAAACTAATCAAAAGACTCTAATTATTTACAAATAAGTATAACATGATATCaaattcaaacaacaaaaagCATCAAAACATTACCATTGCTAGAAACATATCATCAATAGTCATTATTTGACTATCATTGATACAAACATATCagtgatagcaactgatagcatatctctcaaattgaaagctataacTAATAGCAGCACACTAATAACAACTATTAATAATAACAACTGATAgcacatttctcaaattgaaagcaaTCACTTATAGCagctatcagttgctatcactaatagcagtTATCAATGATATTCACCAATAGCAACATCactgatagcaattgatagcaGTTATTAGTCATAGCAATTAATAGcacatttcttaaattaaaagttatcaTTTACAGTAATATTACTGATTGCAGCTATCAACGATAGCAACTAATAGCacacttctcaaattgaaagttatcactgatagcagctatcagtggtATTCACTAGAGacactatcaatgatagcaattgatagcaCACTTCTCAAAAGGAAAAGCTACCACTGTTTGTGGTTATCGGTGATAACCACTGACAGTacacttctcaaattgaaagctaacgctgatagcagctatcagtgatagctttcaatttgagaaaattgagAAGCAACGTGTAAAATGGTGGCTggtgtggatttttttttatcttttaccattttttgttctatatatgtaattatttttatccttatactgcatattctattattttgggcttgaattccatttatgcaactagccctataataaagttttttttttttttttttttttttttttttgtttttgagaaaATCAATTTAAGATGTGGCAGGCCTTCAGATGGGCCCAATTGGTAGCGTTCCAATTAATTGGAGCAAAACCCATGTATAGTTGATGTGCTCACTAGAACCTGCAACCATGTAATGTGCAACGAGATTTCTACATAAAATACCTTAAAATAAGTCCATATTATGTTaatgttt comes from Benincasa hispida cultivar B227 chromosome 2, ASM972705v1, whole genome shotgun sequence and encodes:
- the LOC120070759 gene encoding tryptophan aminotransferase-related protein 2-like isoform X2 produces the protein MAVVSLRSFFVLSLALNVSLILRTINQNEKLHSGTSMAIQKGAKVAQMTFLSFPSLSSPSAAAPETQTPLGRERVINLDHGDPTMYEQYWKPMGDKTTIVIPGWQSMSYFSDVKNLCWFMEPEFAKQIVRLHNVVGNAVTEGRHIVVGTGSSQLYLAALYALSPRDSSNPISVVSAAPYYSSYPLMTDCVKSGIHKWGGDAKAFDKDEPYIELVTSPNNPDGFVRYPVVNRTGGILVHDLAYYWPQYTPISTPADNDLSLFTVSKSTGHAGLRIGWALVKDVEVAKRMIKFIELNTIGVSKDSQLRAAKVLEVVSDSCEQAGGSEYTESFFHYSHALMTERWRLLREAVKHSGLFSLPNFSPAHCSFFDNNLGTQPAFAWLKCDRDDVDDCESFLQGHKILTRGGKHFGVGSKYVRISMLDREETYNLFIERLSQIRS
- the LOC120070759 gene encoding tryptophan aminotransferase-related protein 2-like isoform X1, whose amino-acid sequence is MAVVSLRSFFVLSLALNVSLILRTINQNEKLHSGTSMAIQKGAKVAQMTFLSFPSLSSPSAAAPETQTPLGRERVINLDHGDPTMYEQYWKPMGDKTTIVIPGWQSMSYFSDVKNLCWFMEPEFAKQIVRLHNVVGNAVTEGRHIVVGTGSSQLYLAALYALSPRDSSNPISVVSAAPYYSSYPLMTDCVKSGIHKWGGDAKAFDKDEPYIELVTSPNNPDGFVRYPVVNRTGGILVHDLAYYWPQYTPISTPADNDLSLFTVSKSTGHAGLRIGWALVKDVEVAKRMIKFIELNTIGVSKDSQLRAAKVLEVVSDSCEQAGGSEYTESFFHYSHALMTERWRLLREAVKHSGLFSLPNFSPAHCSFFDNNLGTQPGKNNIHKMFGDISVFPPLKLTVCFVSFFAAFAWLKCDRDDVDDCESFLQGHKILTRGGKHFGVGSKYVRISMLDREETYNLFIERLSQIRS